In Bacteroidota bacterium, the following proteins share a genomic window:
- the gcvT gene encoding glycine cleavage system aminomethyltransferase GcvT, producing MKDTVLTSVHISLGAKMAEFAGYNMPIVYSSINEEHRAVRNSVGVFDVSHMGEFMLKGEKALDLIQLVTSNDASKLADGKVQYSCLPNETGGIVDDLLVYRFDGQKYFLVVNASNIEKDWNWIKKHNTFGVEMVNMSDDLSLLAVQGPNAVATLKKLTAVNLDSIPYYAFTTGTLAGIEEVIISNTGYTGAGGFELYVKNKDVKKVWDALFEAGKEFEIVPTGLGCRDTLRLEKAFCLYGHDIDDTTSPIEAGLGWITKFTKKFIHSDYHKAIKDNGAKKKLVGFEIAEKGKIPRQHFKIKDAAGNEIGVVTSGTQSPSLSKAIGLGYVKAQFAPVGTEIFVEIRNQLVKATVVKTPFL from the coding sequence ATGAAAGATACAGTCCTTACTTCGGTTCACATTTCTCTTGGTGCAAAGATGGCTGAGTTTGCAGGATATAATATGCCAATTGTTTATTCCAGTATCAACGAGGAGCATAGGGCAGTGCGCAACAGCGTGGGGGTGTTTGATGTTAGCCACATGGGCGAGTTTATGCTGAAAGGTGAGAAGGCGCTGGACTTGATTCAGTTGGTGACGAGCAACGATGCATCGAAACTAGCAGATGGGAAAGTGCAGTATTCGTGCCTGCCGAATGAGACGGGTGGAATAGTGGATGATTTGTTGGTCTATCGTTTCGATGGACAGAAGTATTTTCTAGTGGTGAATGCTTCGAACATAGAGAAGGACTGGAACTGGATAAAGAAGCACAATACGTTTGGGGTGGAGATGGTGAACATGAGTGATGATTTGAGTTTGCTGGCGGTGCAAGGTCCGAATGCGGTGGCCACCTTGAAGAAGTTGACAGCGGTGAATCTTGATTCGATTCCTTATTATGCTTTTACGACGGGCACGTTGGCGGGAATAGAGGAGGTGATTATTTCGAACACGGGCTATACCGGCGCCGGTGGTTTCGAACTTTATGTTAAGAATAAAGATGTGAAGAAGGTTTGGGATGCGCTGTTTGAGGCAGGGAAAGAATTTGAAATTGTTCCGACCGGACTGGGTTGCCGCGATACCTTAAGACTGGAAAAGGCTTTTTGTCTTTATGGACATGATATTGATGACACTACGTCACCAATTGAAGCCGGTTTGGGTTGGATTACAAAATTCACTAAGAAATTTATTCATTCGGATTATCACAAAGCCATCAAAGACAACGGAGCCAAAAAGAAATTGGTAGGTTTTGAGATTGCGGAGAAGGGGAAAATCCCCCGTCAGCATTTCAAAATAAAAGATGCGGCAGGGAATGAAATAGGTGTAGTGACTTCGGGTACTCAATCTCCTTCTTTAAGTAAAGCGATTGGTCTAGGATATGTGAAGGCGCAGTTCGCACCGGTTGGTACCGAAATCTTCGTGGAGATAAGAAACCAGTTGGTGAAGGCGACTGTGGTGAAGACACCGTTTTTGTAA
- a CDS encoding segregation/condensation protein A, giving the protein MQDTYEIKLPQFEGPFDLLLFFIERDELDIYDIPIFKVTTDFLTYLHQLETLDIEVASEFILVAATLMRIKAKLLLPRKELDPETGQEIDPRDELVSRLIEYKKYKEATEAMRRLEEDRQNINKRGNALNENKEIAALFETEFEMQSLTMFRLLKAFQNVLDRVAREKQKVVHTVETPPYTISGEKMLLIEKVKSGKKMAFESVFEGVENRVHAVFVFLSVLELIQEQQIKILIGEGYNNFWLEKGSPDEPQEVVLEGQEN; this is encoded by the coding sequence ATGCAGGATACCTACGAAATAAAACTCCCTCAGTTTGAAGGCCCCTTCGACCTTCTCCTTTTTTTTATTGAAAGGGATGAACTGGATATCTACGACATTCCCATCTTCAAGGTAACCACAGATTTCCTGACCTACCTGCATCAGCTAGAAACACTGGACATTGAGGTGGCGAGTGAATTTATATTAGTGGCGGCTACCTTAATGCGTATCAAAGCGAAACTATTATTGCCTCGTAAAGAACTTGATCCCGAAACCGGTCAGGAAATTGATCCGCGTGATGAACTAGTCAGCCGGTTGATTGAATACAAGAAATACAAAGAAGCTACCGAGGCGATGCGTCGCTTGGAAGAAGACCGCCAAAACATCAACAAGCGCGGCAATGCGCTGAACGAAAACAAAGAGATCGCCGCCTTGTTTGAAACAGAATTTGAGATGCAGAGCCTTACCATGTTCCGCTTGCTCAAGGCCTTTCAGAACGTACTAGACCGAGTTGCTCGTGAAAAACAAAAAGTAGTCCACACCGTAGAGACTCCTCCTTATACTATCTCGGGAGAAAAAATGTTGTTGATTGAAAAAGTAAAGTCTGGAAAGAAAATGGCTTTTGAATCCGTCTTTGAAGGAGTAGAAAACCGCGTTCATGCGGTCTTTGTTTTCCTTTCTGTTTTGGAACTTATCCAAGAACAACAAATCAAAATCCTGATTGGCGAAGGCTACAATAACTTCTGGTTAGAGAAAGGCAGTCCCGACGAACCGCAAGAGGTGGTATTAGAGGGACAGGAAAATTAG